The Deltaproteobacteria bacterium genomic interval GCGCGTTTACCGGGTCTTTCGGAGGGCGCCGGATCCGCCGGCTGAAGCTGAGCCCATCGACCTTGAGCCCCTTTCCCCATGCCGGGAAGTAGGTGGCAGCCGCCTGGCCTTCATAACCCCTGAGTTCGTCAAGGTCGGCCGCAGAGTCTGCAAGATCTGTAAGCCGGCCTATGCCGTCAACGGCCTTCTTAAGATCAATGCCTTTCTGATTCCGCATCAGGCGCTGCAGAAGCGCTCTCTGGTTCCGGAGCTTTCCTTTCACTACTGCCTTTGCAGTACTGAGGACAAAACCCGGATCAGTGAATCGCCCGAACTGGTCCCTCCTCAGGACTATGTTCTTGCTCTCTGGACCTTGAAGCCGTCCGTAATAATAGCCGCGACGGCTCATGAATACCGTATCGACGCCTTCTTGAAGGAGGGTTCTGATAACGGCCGGAGTGAGGATGACAGGTCCCATGATGACTACCTGATCCAGGCGGAAGATATGCACGCTGTGCAGCGTGTCCCCGCCTTTTTTTACAACCAGGCGTCCCCCCTCCTTATGTATGATGCTCTGTGGCTCAAGCAGGTACAAAACGCTCATCTTGATGAAATCCTTATACTTCCATCGCCCTCAAGGCTCAGAATCCTGCCATCCACCTTTATCCAGGGCCTGCTTTTCCTGCTCAGGCCCTC includes:
- the cas1 gene encoding CRISPR-associated endonuclease Cas1; the protein is MSVLYLLEPQSIIHKEGGRLVVKKGGDTLHSVHIFRLDQVVIMGPVILTPAVIRTLLQEGVDTVFMSRRGYYYGRLQGPESKNIVLRRDQFGRFTDPGFVLSTAKAVVKGKLRNQRALLQRLMRNQKGIDLKKAVDGIGRLTDLADSAADLDELRGYEGQAAATYFPAWGKGLKVDGLSFSRRIRRPPKDPVNALLSLGYTLLLNNVLAAAHSTGLDPYLGALHAVDYGRPSLALDLMEEWRPLIIDTLVLSVLNLGVLTDRDFTTNPLKGEDDIRDEEIDGKGPGTCLTDAGWRKYIGQFERRMATEVTFHLNDQHLSYRDAIRQQARHFASYVRGESDIYRPMPLR